One region of Hymenobacter sediminicola genomic DNA includes:
- a CDS encoding murein hydrolase activator EnvC family protein, producing the protein MPGRSKRWLAIVLLCSQLGALSLSSVLLAQRAQTTRRTTTTKKTKAQLERERQATLRRIRETSRILEQTQRQKEASLGQLNALKEKLTVQQGVIRNISSELYYIKTDVQQTETQVQKTKQNLEQLKAEYGRLIYAGSKTANSYNRIMFLFAAESFNQFMLRLRYIRQYSEVRQAQAAQIAGTQQRLSQQLNGLKVKQEQQGQLLNTQVAEKNNLVTLKTQQDQVVTKLSKQEQGLRQELADRQRAISRLDNLIADRVREEIARAARVAAAKAAARAAARERAERAAASTPGRTSTEAPARTYSEPAEPAEPVRTDRVTLTPETAVLSSSFADNRGSLLWPVAKGFISQRFGRHNHPVLKNVVVENRGIDIQTGSGEAVRSIFDGKVLTVASVPGMNNIVMIQHGEYFTVYAKLRSVSVSEGQTVKMRQQIGTVYTSSEGTSEVQFQVWRNSSNLNPENWLGRH; encoded by the coding sequence ATGCCCGGAAGAAGTAAGCGCTGGCTGGCAATTGTCTTGCTGTGTAGCCAGCTGGGAGCACTCAGCCTGAGCAGCGTGCTGCTGGCGCAGCGTGCCCAGACTACCCGAAGAACTACGACTACCAAAAAAACGAAGGCCCAGCTTGAGCGGGAGCGGCAGGCCACACTGCGCCGAATTCGTGAAACCAGCCGTATTCTGGAGCAGACCCAACGCCAGAAAGAGGCCTCTTTGGGCCAGCTAAACGCGCTGAAGGAAAAGCTGACTGTACAGCAGGGCGTTATCCGCAATATTTCCTCGGAGCTGTACTACATCAAAACCGATGTGCAGCAAACCGAAACGCAGGTACAGAAAACCAAGCAGAACCTGGAGCAGCTGAAAGCTGAGTATGGTCGGCTTATCTACGCCGGTTCCAAAACGGCCAACAGCTACAACCGCATCATGTTTCTGTTTGCGGCTGAGTCGTTCAACCAGTTTATGTTGCGCCTGCGCTACATCCGGCAATACTCAGAAGTGCGCCAAGCCCAAGCTGCGCAGATTGCAGGCACCCAACAGCGCCTGAGCCAGCAGCTCAACGGCCTGAAAGTGAAACAGGAGCAACAAGGCCAGCTGCTGAACACGCAGGTAGCCGAGAAGAACAACCTGGTAACGCTCAAAACCCAGCAGGACCAAGTCGTAACCAAGCTCAGCAAACAGGAACAGGGGCTACGGCAGGAACTGGCCGACCGCCAGCGCGCCATCAGCCGGCTCGACAACCTGATTGCGGACCGGGTGCGAGAAGAAATTGCGCGTGCCGCCCGGGTGGCAGCCGCCAAAGCAGCAGCACGCGCGGCTGCCCGCGAGCGGGCCGAGCGGGCTGCCGCTTCCACGCCCGGCCGTACTTCCACAGAAGCTCCTGCGCGCACTTACTCTGAACCCGCGGAACCGGCAGAGCCCGTCCGCACCGACCGGGTTACTCTAACTCCGGAAACGGCAGTGCTTTCCTCATCCTTTGCTGATAACCGTGGCAGTCTGCTTTGGCCAGTTGCCAAAGGCTTTATCTCGCAGCGCTTTGGCCGCCACAATCATCCGGTACTCAAGAATGTGGTGGTAGAGAATCGTGGCATCGATATTCAGACCGGCTCTGGTGAGGCAGTACGCTCTATTTTCGATGGCAAAGTGTTGACCGTAGCCAGCGTACCTGGCATGAACAACATCGTCATGATTCAGCACGGCGAGTATTTCACGGTATACGCCAAGCTGCGGAGTGTGAGCGTGAGCGAAGGCCAAACGGTGAAGATGCGCCAGCAGATTGGAACCGTGTATACCTCTTCCGAAGGCACTTCCGAGGTGCAGTTTCAGGTGTGGCGCAACAGCTCCAACCTCAACCCTGAAAACTGGCTGGGACGCCACTAG
- a CDS encoding GAF domain-containing DNA-binding protein, which produces MPKSTSVKVSSEIETSIGFPKHALHSKEADRLEALRNYQVLDTPSEAAFDNLVRLASYICGTPMSMMSFIDDKRQWIKACNVEFDVKEVDRNFTFCQYALQIDDVFEVPDAQKDPLFQHYPSVVNDPNVRFYAGAALITPDGQALGTICTIDTEPRQLTAQQRDALRILAKEAVTHLELRRARLQLEQESQKLDGLIRMANDAAQSMFMGSRNEIFVKQEHRLIRVHTEDIRYVEALGDYVNIYTSRERYTVYSTMKELETKLPAREFARIHRKYIVCLDRIMAIEGDSVQVDVGRPQDRQSPTLIPIGNSYKSILLSRLNLI; this is translated from the coding sequence ATGCCGAAGTCGACATCCGTTAAAGTATCATCGGAAATAGAAACCAGTATTGGCTTTCCAAAACACGCCCTTCATTCTAAAGAAGCTGATCGGCTGGAAGCACTGCGTAACTACCAGGTTCTGGATACGCCGTCTGAGGCCGCCTTCGACAATCTGGTGCGGCTAGCCTCCTACATCTGTGGTACGCCGATGTCGATGATGTCTTTCATTGATGACAAGCGGCAATGGATTAAGGCCTGCAACGTGGAATTCGATGTCAAAGAAGTAGACCGAAATTTTACGTTCTGCCAGTACGCGCTGCAGATTGATGATGTGTTTGAGGTGCCGGATGCGCAAAAGGATCCGCTCTTTCAGCATTATCCGTCAGTAGTGAATGACCCGAACGTGCGTTTCTATGCCGGCGCAGCCCTGATTACGCCGGACGGTCAGGCGTTGGGCACGATTTGCACGATTGATACCGAGCCCCGCCAGCTTACGGCCCAGCAACGTGATGCGCTACGCATTCTGGCCAAAGAAGCGGTAACCCATCTAGAGTTGCGGCGCGCCCGTTTGCAGCTGGAGCAGGAAAGCCAAAAACTAGACGGACTGATCCGGATGGCCAATGATGCGGCACAGTCGATGTTTATGGGAAGCCGCAACGAGATATTTGTGAAGCAGGAGCACCGCCTGATTCGGGTGCATACAGAAGATATCCGATACGTAGAGGCCCTCGGTGACTATGTAAACATCTATACCTCGCGGGAGCGGTATACGGTGTACAGCACAATGAAAGAACTAGAAACAAAGCTGCCAGCCCGCGAATTTGCCCGTATTCACCGGAAGTATATCGTCTGTCTGGACCGGATTATGGCCATCGAAGGCGACTCGGTGCAGGTGGACGTGGGCCGGCCGCAGGACCGTCAGTCTCCCACGCTTATTCCTATCGGCAACTCCTACAAATCCATTCTGCTGAGCCGGCTAAACCTGATCTAA
- a CDS encoding Sec-independent protein translocase subunit TatA/TatB: MPSSSMLLSSLFLIGNFGTTEILLIVVAIILLFGAKRIPELFRGMGQGIREFKDASKEEKPEFRDRPVNPNDSNQPR, encoded by the coding sequence ATGCCCTCCTCCAGTATGTTACTTTCCTCGCTTTTCCTGATCGGCAATTTCGGTACGACCGAGATTCTGCTGATTGTAGTTGCTATTATTCTGCTGTTTGGTGCCAAACGTATTCCAGAACTGTTCCGGGGAATGGGCCAGGGCATCCGCGAGTTCAAGGACGCCTCAAAGGAGGAAAAGCCAGAGTTTCGTGACCGTCCGGTGAATCCTAACGACTCCAACCAGCCTCGCTAA
- a CDS encoding Sec-independent protein translocase subunit TatA/TatB, giving the protein MQTPLLFIGDIGGSELMLILVVILIFFGANKIPELARGLGKGIREFKDASREIRSEFENAGQPQQPYQQQFNQNYVAPAPEVAPQPLPDDAYTPSDAAPVSPGTAYVPPVAPPMDGGITPPVAPAAERPRLDQMS; this is encoded by the coding sequence ATGCAAACGCCACTTCTTTTTATTGGCGACATTGGGGGTAGTGAGCTGATGCTCATCCTGGTCGTCATTCTTATCTTCTTTGGAGCCAACAAGATTCCTGAGTTGGCTCGTGGCCTCGGCAAAGGCATCCGGGAGTTCAAAGATGCTTCTCGTGAAATCCGCAGCGAATTTGAAAACGCCGGCCAGCCCCAACAGCCCTACCAGCAGCAGTTCAACCAGAACTACGTAGCACCGGCTCCGGAGGTGGCACCTCAGCCTCTGCCCGATGACGCTTACACGCCTTCTGACGCCGCTCCGGTTTCGCCCGGCACTGCCTACGTTCCGCCGGTAGCTCCTCCCATGGATGGTGGTATTACGCCGCCAGTAGCTCCTGCAGCTGAGCGTCCCCGTCTTGACCAAATGTCCTAA
- the gatA gene encoding Asp-tRNA(Asn)/Glu-tRNA(Gln) amidotransferase subunit GatA, producing the protein MRRFHSLTEVRHELTAGTTTCRQLVEYYLDNIERQNGRLNAFLEVWPDEARAQADAIDAKLAAGTAGKLAGMVIGLKDVLAYKDHALQSSSHILDGFKSLYTASAVQRLLDEDAIFIGRQNCDEFAMGASNETSYFGPVRNALDEKRVSGGSSGGSAVAVQADMCLASIGSDTGGSVRQPAAFCGIVGFKPTYSRISRYGLVAYASSFDQIGTLTRSVDDAALLLEVMAGADNFDSTASQRDVPSYSQLLEPAPHYRIGYIRDAVERPGLNPEIKEALEHKLEELRGQGHVVDAVDFPYLDYMVPTYYILTTAEASSNLSRFDGVKYGYRAPDATDLASLYKKTRSQGFGPEVQRRILLGTFVLSADYYDAYYTKAQQVRRLIKDKTDELLRQYDFLVLPTAPTTAFRIGEVNKDTLAMYLADIFTVQASLAGVPAVSVPAGNDSEGLPIGLQVISGAFREEHLLAFAKSLTETLTPA; encoded by the coding sequence TTGAGACGCTTTCATTCTCTCACGGAAGTTCGCCACGAGCTGACGGCAGGCACCACGACCTGCCGTCAGCTCGTGGAGTATTATCTGGACAACATTGAGCGGCAGAATGGCCGCCTCAATGCTTTTCTGGAAGTATGGCCCGATGAAGCACGTGCCCAGGCTGATGCCATAGATGCTAAACTGGCGGCCGGTACGGCCGGCAAGCTGGCTGGTATGGTTATCGGGCTGAAGGATGTGCTTGCCTACAAAGACCACGCCTTACAAAGCAGCAGCCACATCCTGGACGGCTTTAAGTCGTTATACACTGCTTCGGCGGTGCAAAGGCTACTGGATGAGGATGCCATCTTCATCGGCCGCCAGAACTGCGACGAGTTTGCAATGGGCGCTTCCAACGAGACGTCTTATTTCGGGCCGGTACGCAATGCCTTGGACGAAAAGCGGGTTTCGGGTGGTTCTTCAGGAGGCTCGGCTGTAGCGGTACAAGCCGATATGTGCTTGGCTTCTATCGGTTCGGACACAGGTGGGTCGGTGCGTCAGCCAGCGGCTTTCTGCGGCATTGTCGGCTTTAAGCCTACATACTCGCGTATTTCTCGCTATGGTCTGGTTGCCTACGCCTCGTCGTTTGACCAGATTGGTACGCTCACCCGCTCTGTAGATGATGCGGCGCTGCTACTGGAAGTAATGGCCGGTGCCGATAACTTCGATAGCACTGCCAGCCAGCGTGATGTACCCTCTTACAGCCAACTACTGGAACCGGCACCACACTACCGCATCGGCTATATCCGTGATGCAGTAGAACGCCCCGGCCTCAATCCAGAGATAAAAGAAGCACTGGAGCACAAGCTGGAAGAGCTACGTGGCCAAGGCCATGTGGTAGACGCGGTGGATTTTCCCTACCTCGACTACATGGTGCCTACCTATTACATCCTGACCACCGCCGAAGCCAGCTCCAACCTGAGTCGCTTTGATGGGGTGAAGTATGGCTACCGGGCTCCGGATGCTACTGACCTAGCTTCGCTCTACAAAAAGACTCGCTCACAAGGATTTGGCCCGGAAGTGCAACGCCGTATTCTGCTAGGCACCTTTGTGCTTTCGGCTGACTATTACGACGCATACTACACCAAAGCGCAGCAGGTACGCCGACTCATCAAGGACAAAACTGACGAATTACTTCGCCAGTACGATTTCTTGGTGTTGCCAACCGCGCCTACCACGGCCTTCCGTATTGGGGAGGTGAACAAAGACACCCTGGCCATGTATCTGGCCGATATATTTACGGTGCAGGCATCACTAGCTGGCGTACCGGCCGTGTCGGTACCCGCGGGCAATGACTCGGAAGGGTTGCCAATTGGGCTGCAGGTTATAAGTGGCGCGTTCCGCGAAGAACATCTTCTGGCCTTCGCCAAATCCCTTACGGAAACCTTGACTCCGGCATAA
- a CDS encoding DsbA family oxidoreductase: MKKIPIEIWSDIVCPFCYIGKRRLEKALASFPHSDAIEIKWRSFELDPEANPMPGENQYKRLASKYGKTEDWARQMSANMTQMAAEEGLAFDFDHAVPANTFRAHQLVHLAAQHGLQDAAKERLFKAYLEEGQDINEVATLIRLAQELGIPNDQAEKVLAADAFAQEVRHDEYQARQIGVRGVPYFVFDDKYAVSGAQPAEMFAEVLARVWEEARPQPVQLTGTEGAACDIDGNC; encoded by the coding sequence ATGAAAAAGATACCCATAGAAATCTGGTCAGATATTGTTTGCCCGTTCTGCTACATCGGCAAGCGACGCCTCGAGAAAGCCTTGGCCAGTTTTCCGCACTCCGACGCCATCGAAATCAAATGGCGCAGCTTCGAGCTGGATCCGGAGGCGAACCCAATGCCGGGCGAAAACCAGTACAAGCGTCTTGCAAGCAAGTATGGTAAAACAGAAGACTGGGCCCGGCAGATGAGTGCTAACATGACCCAAATGGCCGCTGAAGAAGGCCTAGCCTTCGACTTCGACCATGCCGTACCGGCCAATACTTTCCGGGCACACCAGTTGGTACACTTGGCGGCACAACATGGCCTACAGGATGCCGCCAAGGAGCGTCTGTTCAAAGCCTATCTAGAAGAAGGTCAGGACATCAACGAGGTGGCCACCCTCATCCGCCTAGCGCAGGAGTTAGGTATCCCCAACGACCAAGCGGAAAAGGTACTGGCCGCCGATGCATTTGCGCAGGAAGTCCGTCACGACGAATACCAGGCCCGGCAGATTGGCGTGCGGGGTGTACCTTATTTCGTCTTCGATGATAAGTACGCAGTTTCTGGGGCCCAGCCCGCCGAAATGTTTGCGGAAGTGCTGGCTCGGGTCTGGGAAGAGGCGCGGCCCCAGCCCGTACAACTTACCGGTACCGAAGGCGCTGCCTGCGACATTGATGGCAATTGCTAG
- a CDS encoding aldo/keto reductase, translated as MEYTELGNSGVHVSRIAFGSWAAGGWMWGGTEQNDAVGAIRASFELGVTSIDTAPIYGQGLSEQIVGEAIKGLPRDKVQLLTKFGMRWDVAKGDFAMKTKNNDGQDIDVYKYAAPESIIKECEDSLSRLGTDYIDLYQIHWPDKTTPIHETMEAVLRLVEQGKVRAVGVSNYSVEQMQEAEKVLPLASNQVPYSMVRRDIEKDLVPYTLAHHKAILAYSPMQLGLLTGKIKPGQVFEESDLRAKHPLFASENVARVNAFLSKIRPMAESKNATLGQLVLRWTLAQPGISVVLAGARNPEQAVQNARAIDVQLSPQEVEFISQQLEQMPQPA; from the coding sequence ATGGAGTACACAGAGCTAGGAAATTCCGGGGTGCATGTTTCACGCATTGCTTTTGGCAGCTGGGCTGCCGGTGGCTGGATGTGGGGCGGTACCGAGCAAAATGATGCCGTAGGAGCTATTCGTGCTTCCTTTGAGTTGGGTGTGACCAGCATTGACACCGCCCCGATTTACGGACAGGGCCTGAGTGAGCAGATTGTGGGCGAAGCCATCAAAGGGCTGCCTCGCGACAAGGTACAGCTGCTGACAAAGTTTGGAATGCGCTGGGATGTGGCAAAAGGTGACTTCGCCATGAAAACCAAGAACAACGACGGCCAGGATATCGACGTGTATAAGTACGCCGCGCCCGAAAGCATCATCAAGGAGTGCGAAGACAGCCTGAGCCGCCTAGGCACCGACTACATTGACCTATACCAGATTCATTGGCCCGACAAAACCACGCCCATCCACGAAACCATGGAGGCCGTACTTCGGCTGGTGGAGCAAGGCAAAGTCCGCGCTGTGGGTGTAAGCAACTATTCGGTGGAGCAGATGCAGGAAGCAGAAAAGGTGCTGCCGCTGGCTTCCAACCAAGTGCCCTATAGCATGGTGCGGCGTGATATTGAAAAGGACTTGGTGCCATACACCCTGGCGCATCACAAGGCCATCTTGGCGTACAGCCCGATGCAGCTAGGCCTGCTTACCGGCAAGATTAAGCCAGGGCAGGTGTTTGAAGAAAGTGACTTACGTGCCAAGCATCCGCTTTTTGCCTCTGAAAACGTGGCGCGTGTAAATGCGTTTCTGAGCAAAATCCGGCCAATGGCAGAGAGCAAAAATGCCACTCTTGGCCAGTTGGTGCTGCGCTGGACTCTGGCGCAGCCAGGTATTTCGGTGGTGCTGGCAGGAGCCCGCAACCCAGAGCAAGCTGTGCAGAACGCGCGTGCCATTGACGTACAACTATCCCCACAGGAAGTAGAGTTCATTAGCCAGCAGCTGGAGCAAATGCCGCAACCAGCTTAA
- a CDS encoding alpha/beta hydrolase family protein — protein sequence MKKSLYALFLFCAFLFTTQVFAADGPVLNGQWRGPLKVPGGQLELIITIIPLTNGGYYAALDVPQQRIYRMPVEVTVKGNELSLEIEQAGSSFVGKIQNNGALLSGNWKQPGLSGPLQLQRAKSSEMAAGKVRLTPPYREDEISFTNPTARLRLSGMLTVPAGPGPFPAVVLVSDSGPQDRDAGEQEYRMFSILGDYLTRRGIAVLRFDDRGTGKSQGIYLTATTQDLVGDAQAAMAFLRGRELINPQEIGFIGHGEGANVALLAAADAGPAKPAFVISMAGYGLPGRHVLTRQQLEIMRLIGASPAQVKASMELHADMIDIIRQTPNDAQARGKVAATLRMSNTDLDPHMARARAVQLTSPWSRYFIDFEPMRKLPDVKCPVLAINGADDLQVEATNNLAMLRKGLRSNRDVTTRRLTGVNHWLQPKMEEWAIVNGEQQPTFSPKALDVMREWIAKRTTQPNALPVTVKRAAPAKPAKAPRKPRAAAQQQASR from the coding sequence ATGAAGAAAAGTTTATACGCTCTTTTCCTGTTTTGTGCATTCCTTTTCACTACTCAGGTTTTTGCCGCCGATGGTCCAGTCCTGAACGGCCAGTGGCGTGGCCCATTGAAAGTACCGGGTGGCCAGCTTGAGCTGATCATAACCATCATTCCGCTCACCAACGGTGGCTACTACGCGGCCCTTGATGTGCCGCAGCAGCGTATCTACCGCATGCCGGTGGAAGTGACGGTGAAAGGCAATGAGCTTAGCCTGGAAATCGAGCAGGCGGGCAGCAGCTTCGTTGGCAAGATTCAGAACAATGGAGCCCTGCTTTCCGGCAACTGGAAGCAGCCCGGCCTGAGTGGCCCTCTGCAGTTGCAACGGGCCAAGTCCTCGGAAATGGCCGCCGGGAAAGTTCGCCTCACCCCTCCTTATCGTGAAGACGAAATCAGCTTCACCAATCCCACTGCCCGGCTGCGTTTGAGCGGCATGCTCACGGTGCCGGCCGGTCCGGGGCCTTTCCCGGCCGTTGTGCTGGTTTCCGACTCTGGGCCGCAGGACCGTGACGCCGGCGAGCAGGAATACCGCATGTTCAGTATCCTAGGCGACTACCTGACGCGCCGTGGCATTGCCGTGCTGCGCTTCGACGACCGGGGCACCGGCAAGTCGCAGGGCATTTATCTCACAGCTACCACACAGGATTTGGTAGGCGATGCGCAGGCTGCAATGGCCTTTTTGCGCGGCCGTGAGCTCATTAATCCGCAGGAAATCGGGTTCATTGGGCACGGCGAAGGTGCCAACGTAGCCCTGCTGGCCGCCGCCGATGCTGGCCCCGCCAAACCGGCCTTTGTCATATCGATGGCCGGCTATGGCTTGCCAGGTCGCCACGTTCTTACCCGGCAGCAGTTGGAAATTATGCGTCTTATCGGCGCCAGCCCGGCACAGGTGAAGGCTTCTATGGAGTTGCACGCCGATATGATTGATATTATCCGGCAAACTCCCAACGATGCACAGGCACGCGGCAAAGTGGCGGCTACGCTTCGCATGAGCAATACCGACCTCGACCCGCACATGGCGCGGGCCCGCGCTGTACAGCTCACTTCGCCTTGGTCGCGCTACTTCATCGATTTTGAGCCTATGCGTAAGCTACCGGATGTGAAGTGTCCGGTGCTGGCCATTAACGGGGCCGATGACCTGCAGGTGGAAGCCACAAACAACCTTGCCATGCTGCGCAAAGGCCTGCGTTCCAACCGCGACGTTACGACCCGCCGCCTAACCGGCGTGAACCACTGGCTACAGCCCAAAATGGAAGAATGGGCTATTGTGAACGGAGAACAACAGCCTACCTTCTCGCCGAAGGCGCTGGATGTTATGCGCGAATGGATTGCCAAACGCACTACCCAGCCCAATGCGCTACCCGTCACAGTGAAGCGTGCGGCACCAGCCAAGCCGGCCAAGGCCCCTCGGAAGCCTCGGGCTGCCGCGCAACAGCAAGCCAGCCGCTAG
- a CDS encoding alpha/beta hydrolase: MKRIFSGVQALLCALLLSGSFGATAQGSKSVAGPWNGILETPNPAQLIINISEPPNGPRIAALSVPQQKVTDMAFSGAEMQGDSLVLLSDFLGLRYAAKLSVDGQQLKGLWKQNGEKWNLTLTRGLPAPPPPPKRPQDPTPPLPYREQEVSFQNPRSNQQLTGTLTLPAGKGPFPAVVLVSGSGPQDRDEALMGHRPFLVLADYLTRRGVAVLRYDDRGVGKSGGTYATATTADFLTDAQAALQFLRTQPGIQPKRVGMIGHSEGGTIALLAGAQPAPPAFIVSLAGVGVSGTELLIRQQADLLRTAGLDTAHLQQLRRTQQQVLQIITTTLDNPPAISKVVPLLKQASPGVTESALTAMATQMTAPWYRHFLTLNPQPELARVKAPVLALNGSKDLQVAADLNLPAIEKGLKAGGNRDVTIQQLDGLNHLLQTATTGLPSEYGQLDETISPAALQLIGNWIASHTKR; the protein is encoded by the coding sequence ATGAAACGTATTTTTTCAGGAGTACAGGCTTTGCTTTGCGCACTGCTCCTGAGTGGCAGCTTTGGTGCTACCGCCCAAGGCTCAAAGTCGGTGGCGGGTCCTTGGAATGGTATCCTGGAAACGCCAAATCCGGCACAGCTCATTATCAACATCAGCGAACCGCCGAATGGGCCACGTATTGCTGCGCTGAGCGTTCCGCAGCAAAAAGTAACCGATATGGCCTTCTCCGGTGCAGAAATGCAGGGAGACAGTTTGGTGCTGCTTTCCGATTTTCTGGGGCTGCGCTACGCCGCTAAGCTTTCTGTCGATGGCCAGCAACTCAAAGGCCTTTGGAAGCAGAACGGGGAAAAATGGAATCTGACGCTGACCCGGGGCCTGCCCGCCCCACCGCCCCCACCCAAGCGCCCGCAGGACCCGACTCCGCCACTCCCTTACCGCGAGCAGGAAGTTAGTTTTCAGAACCCACGAAGCAACCAGCAACTGACCGGCACGCTCACGCTGCCCGCTGGCAAAGGTCCTTTTCCGGCAGTGGTACTGGTATCAGGGTCGGGGCCGCAGGACCGGGATGAGGCTCTCATGGGCCACCGCCCGTTCCTAGTACTGGCTGACTACCTGACGCGCCGGGGCGTTGCCGTGCTGCGCTACGACGACCGGGGCGTGGGCAAATCAGGCGGCACGTACGCAACGGCTACCACCGCCGACTTCCTGACCGATGCGCAGGCAGCACTGCAGTTCCTGCGTACCCAGCCAGGTATTCAGCCGAAGCGGGTGGGCATGATTGGGCACAGTGAGGGAGGGACTATTGCGTTGCTGGCAGGTGCTCAGCCCGCGCCGCCCGCCTTCATTGTGTCGCTGGCCGGCGTGGGCGTGAGCGGCACCGAACTGCTGATTCGCCAACAGGCTGACCTATTGCGCACGGCTGGCCTCGACACTGCCCATCTGCAGCAGTTGCGCCGCACCCAGCAGCAGGTTCTACAGATTATCACCACTACTCTCGACAACCCGCCTGCTATATCCAAGGTGGTGCCTTTGCTGAAACAGGCCAGCCCCGGCGTTACGGAATCAGCCCTCACAGCCATGGCAACCCAAATGACGGCCCCTTGGTATCGGCATTTCCTAACTCTCAATCCACAGCCCGAACTGGCGAGGGTGAAAGCGCCGGTATTGGCCCTCAATGGCAGCAAAGATTTGCAGGTTGCCGCTGACCTGAACTTGCCCGCCATTGAGAAAGGCCTGAAAGCGGGCGGCAACCGCGACGTGACTATTCAGCAGCTTGATGGGCTAAATCACCTGCTGCAGACTGCTACAACGGGGTTGCCATCGGAGTACGGCCAGCTGGATGAAACCATTTCCCCCGCAGCACTGCAACTCATTGGTAACTGGATAGCCAGCCACACCAAGCGCTAA
- a CDS encoding MFS transporter produces MPDSSIPRHDSYAALRLPDFRRLISARIFLTIATRIQGLVVSWQIFKLTNDPLALGLIGLAEAIPSITVSLYAGHVADSVRRKNIIVAAVGVLVLCAAALWFFASPAGIGLLAKESFYTLPLYSVIFLSGIARGFLGPALFSFMPQLLPSRDKLANAVTWNSTTYQAASVMGPAIGGYLIAHLGVAASYTVASVLLGLALLQFLQIASRPLPPLEGEKLGLKDSVLSGLQFIFQNQLVLAALSLDLFAVLFGGAVALLPVFAVDILKVGAAGLGHLESAPAVGSVLMAVFLTYFPLKRHAGRKLLWAVAGFGVATILFALSTNFWLSLFLLFMTGVFDSVSVIVRSTLLHTYTPEYMKGRVSAVNNIFIGSSNEIGSFESGAAARLLGVVRSVVFGGGMTILVVGITAWRADKLRRLDMTPEKVKA; encoded by the coding sequence ATGCCCGATTCTTCTATTCCGCGCCACGACTCGTATGCCGCACTACGTCTACCGGACTTTCGTCGTCTGATTTCGGCGCGGATATTCCTGACTATTGCTACGCGTATTCAGGGCTTGGTCGTCAGCTGGCAGATATTCAAGCTGACCAATGATCCGCTGGCTCTGGGCCTGATTGGGTTGGCGGAGGCCATTCCTAGTATCACAGTGTCGCTGTATGCCGGGCATGTTGCCGATTCGGTGCGGCGCAAGAACATTATTGTGGCTGCGGTAGGAGTGCTGGTGCTCTGTGCAGCCGCGCTATGGTTCTTTGCTTCGCCGGCCGGCATTGGGCTGCTGGCAAAAGAGTCGTTTTATACGCTGCCACTCTACAGCGTAATATTTTTGAGTGGCATTGCGCGCGGCTTTCTGGGGCCGGCGCTATTCTCATTTATGCCGCAGTTGCTGCCCTCCCGCGACAAACTAGCCAATGCCGTGACCTGGAACAGCACAACGTACCAGGCTGCCTCCGTCATGGGGCCGGCCATTGGGGGCTACCTGATTGCGCACTTGGGCGTGGCTGCTTCTTATACGGTGGCTTCGGTGCTGCTGGGCCTGGCACTACTGCAGTTCCTGCAGATTGCGTCACGGCCGCTGCCGCCGCTGGAGGGAGAGAAGCTGGGCCTGAAAGACAGTGTGCTGAGTGGGCTGCAGTTTATCTTTCAGAACCAGCTCGTGTTGGCCGCCTTGTCGCTCGACCTATTTGCGGTGCTATTTGGGGGAGCTGTGGCGCTGCTGCCGGTGTTTGCAGTGGATATTCTGAAAGTAGGGGCCGCCGGGCTAGGGCATCTGGAATCGGCTCCCGCAGTGGGTTCGGTCCTGATGGCAGTGTTTCTGACCTACTTTCCGCTTAAGCGCCACGCGGGCCGCAAATTGCTGTGGGCAGTAGCAGGCTTCGGGGTAGCCACTATTCTGTTTGCTCTGTCTACCAACTTTTGGCTTTCGCTTTTCCTGCTCTTTATGACGGGAGTCTTCGATTCGGTTTCCGTTATCGTGCGCTCCACACTGCTGCACACCTATACGCCGGAGTACATGAAAGGCCGGGTTTCAGCCGTGAACAACATCTTCATTGGCTCCAGCAACGAAATCGGCTCGTTCGAGTCGGGAGCAGCGGCGCGGTTGTTGGGCGTGGTGCGTTCCGTCGTGTTTGGCGGAGGCATGACCATTCTGGTAGTGGGCATCACGGCCTGGCGCGCCGACAAATTGCGCCGGCTTGATATGACTCCAGAGAAGGTGAAAGCCTAG